The segment ACCCGGCAGGAGGTCGGGCGTGAACTGGATCCGGCTGCTGCGGCCCTGCACCGTCTGCGCGACGGCGCGCGCGAGCGACGTCTTGCCGGTGCCGGGGAAGTCCTCGAGGAGGAGGTGCCCCTCGCTCAGGAGCGCGGTGAAGGAGAGCTTGATCACGAACGACTTCCCGAGGAGGACGCGGTCGACGTTGGTCACCAGGCGCGCGAAGATGTCGGCGAACCAGGTGGCCTGCTCGGGCGTCATGCTCATCGTCTCGGCGTCTCTTTCGTCAGTTCGTCGGGGTCGAGTAGATCTTGTCGTAAGTCTGGCCGCCGTTGGCGGTGATCCGGATCAGGAGGGTCGGCGCGGCAGCGGGATCTCCGCTGTCGCCGACGCAGGTGTTGCCCGCTCCCGCCAGCGTCGGCTGCAGCAGACCGCCCTGGCACTGGAACTGCATGTTCTCGTACGCAGGGCCCTGCGGGGCGTTGAAGGTCCAGACCCCGACCTGGGGCCCGGAGACGGGATCGGGGGTGAAGGTCGCCTGAGCGACGTTCGCGCTGACCGGAACGATCGTCCGGGTGGCGGACGCGGGCCCGCAGTACGTCGTGGTCGCGTCGCGACAGCCGACGAAGGCGTAGGTCTGCGTCGTGCCGTAGACGCTCGAGTCGCCGCCCGTGAGGACGTCTCCCTCGCGGACGACCGCCCCCGGCTGACCGCCCGAGCTGAGCCGGAAGGACGCCGCCGTGCCGCTCGTGACGTCGAGACTCCCGACGACGACGTCGAAGGTCCCGCTGCCGGTGCCGCTCTCACGGAGCGAGACCGACCCGGTGGCGGCACCCGGCGCCTGCAGGCTGACGATCGAGTTCGACCGGGAGCTCGAGCAGAAGTAGCCGTTGTCGGCGTAGACGAAGTAGGTGTAGACCTGGCCGTCCTGCGCCGTTCTGTCCTGCCCGCCGGGGAGGGAGATGGCGGACGGCTTCGAGGTGGGCGAGCAGGCCGGGGCCGGCTGGTCGGCGCCCGTCGCGCGGCCGAAGCTGTAGCTGACCTGAGCGGCTCCCCCGGGGTCGGCCGCGCCGTTGGTGATCTGGACCGTGCCGTCGGTCCCGACGAGGCTCGCCGTCACCGACACCTGCCCGGGGACGCCGACGGCCGTACCGGTCGCCGGTGCGCTCCGCGACCAGTCCGCCGCGCTCGACACCTGGGAGGCGTTGGTCGCGTAGACCTGCACCGTGTACTGGGCACCGGGCGTGAGGCCACCGATCGTCGTCTGCGTGCCGCTCACGGTCTGGGTGCCCGGGGCTCCTGCTCCTGCGATCTCGACGACGTAGCCGCTCACGGCGGTGCCGCGAGCCGGCTGCGGGACGGTGTTCCAGGAGACGACGAGCGACCCGGGGGTGCTCGTCGACGGGGTCACCGTCACGCCCGTGGGCGCCGAGGGCACGAAGTCGGCGCTGTAGGGCACGCTCTGCGGGCTGGACGGCGAGGTGCCGATCGCGTTGACGGCCTGCACCGAGAAGCGGTATCGCGCACCGGGGTCGAGATCGGTCAGGGTGCAGACGGTCGAGGTGCCGCAGTCCTTCGTGTAGGTGCCCACGCTCGAGACGCCGGTCAGGCGGTAGGAGGTGATGGCCGAGTTGTTGGCCACCGGCGGCTGGTACGACAGCGTCAGCTGACCGCCGACGAAGGCGCCGGTGCGCAGGGGGGCCGCAGGAGCCTCGGGGACGTCCTGCACGGAGATCGTGACGTCTCCCCAGACCGACCGCGCCGGGTCGCCCGTGACGTCGGCCAGCTGGTATTGGAGGTTCGTGTTGAGCGGCTTCGCCGAGGCGGCGACGGACACGGTCAGGCGGCTGTTGTCGGCGCTGGGCGTGACCCTCACCCCGGCCGGGAGCGACGAGCCGCTCAGGCCGCGGATGGCCACGACCCGGAGCGGCTGGCCGGGGAACGGGTTGGTGGCCTGATCGTTCGCGAGCACGTCGATGACCGTGGTCTCGCCGCGCTTCGCGACGGCGGAGTCGGGTGCCGCGATGGCGAGGGGCCGGGTCGAACCGACCACGGTCAGCGCGATGGTGCCGGACTGGGCCGCGGACACCGCGTCGCGGACGGTGAGCCCGAGGTTGCTCGTGAGGCCCTTCTGCGCGGACGCGTCGGCCGTCACCGTCAGCGAGCGCCCCTGAAGCGAGTAGCGGAACCCCGGGACGGAGGGGGTCGTGACGGCGTAGCGGAGCTCGCCGGCATCCTGCTGGCTGGTGTAGGTCGTCAGGCGGGAGAGGTCGAGGGTCCGGGAGTCGCCGGGCTCGAGGTCGAGGGTCGCGCCGGTGAACGAGGGCGGCTGGTTCGTGCGCGGGGTGACCTCGATCGGCAGGACGAGGGTGGCCCGATGGCCGTTCGGGTCGTTGGCCGACGTGCCGTCGGTCACCTGGAAGGAGATCGACGCCTGGCCGAAGAACAGCCGCGCCGAGGTGAACGACAGCGTCGTGGCGTTCACGACGAGATTCGCCCCGTCGGCGTGGGTCGCCCGAACGGTGCCGGAGTCGGTGAGCCGGACCCCGTTCGACCCCGTCGAGACGACGTACTTGTTGAGGTCGATGGTCAGCGTCTTCTCGCTCGACACCGTGAGGGGCGCCGCGGCCTCGTTGATCTGCGGGAGGGCGTCGTTGAACCCGGGCACGCGGATGAACGCGTAGGCCCTGATCCGCGGGTCGTCGGGATGCGAGACCCAGAACGGGATGATCTGGCTCCGGTCGGTGACGGTGACGCGGATCCGGTGGGTGTCGGTGACGACGGCGTCGCGGCCGTAGCCGGGCTGGATGCCGAGCCCGAGCGCCGACACCGAGCCGTCGGCGAAGAACACGTTGGCGAGGACGTTCACGTCGACGGTCTTCCGGCCGAGGATGTCGGTCAGCGTCAGCACGCTGTCGTCCGCCTCGGGGTAATTGAGGGCGGAGTTCGGGTCGACCTTGACGGTGATGAAGTTCGAGCTGCTGCCGCCCACGTCGTTGGCGACCGTGTAGACGAGGCCGTAGGTCTTCGGCGTGCGGGGCGGTGTCACGCGGACGATGCCGCCCGGCAGGATCGTCGCCCGGACGTCGCTGTCGTTGGCTCGCACGCCCGTGATGTGGAGCGCGCCGCCGTCCGGGTCGGAGTCGTTCGCGAGGACGCGGACGAGGATGCTGCCTCCGGGCCGCATGGTGACGGCGTCCGGCACGGCGATCGGGTTGCGGCTCCCCTGAGCCCTGCCGGAGATGCCGATCCGGACCGTGCCGGTGGCTCGAGCGCCCAGCCCGTCGACCACCGTGTAGGTGAAGGTGTCGGTGCCGGCCGAATAGCTGCCCGCCTGGTAGTCGAGGTAGGTGGCCCCCACACTCGTC is part of the Frondihabitans sp. 762G35 genome and harbors:
- a CDS encoding Ig-like domain-containing protein, which encodes MRDARGQSVKRLLRWVRGHRSSAATGVALAVVTAVVATVAITSSGYQAQRLDLGDGTVWVANDGLTAIGRANPSVLQLNSAVRSTGADLAVVQDPAHVLLVDRSNATVGVVDPATASVAQTVPLPPNEPEVMLAGGTSVVMSAKTGQFWSVPVSGLNAFDASSQADLSLGADATASITPAGTLAVYSADSGRVSRVDDVAQFGITASARLALPKSHVFQVASVGSHWAVLDTDDAVLVVDGKRVDLSGRVTGRIALQESSDGGSSVRVASTNGLFSVSFSGAVTELVRDRAGSPARPVVAAGCTWAGWADGSAWNDCGSSGGALQTLRSVPASADLAFAVNGDRVVLNDTAGGSSWAVQRSGQLIDNWSDLITNERDQQQEQTQTEQDQQKLEVQQKPPVAVDDVLGARPGRATVLPVLLNDYDPNGDPIVISKVDGLPATTGRIDVIAGRQQLLLTLPTGAAGVIAFDYTITDGRGGSSTARATVTVRQPGENSPPAQVRPITAAVSSSGRVTVDTAGSFLDPDGDPFYLTGASGGNGGTVTFKPTGEVVYQDAGEGPSTQEIVLSVSDGTATGRGTVTITVDRAGQTPLTTKSFPVEAYAGQVETVTPLRYASGGTGVIKLNSVPAKAGATITPSYSAGTFTFVSTQVGTHNVEYTVTDGDKTASGTVRIDVQAPPEPNTAPVTTPKTVFVQSLSTQTVDITQSDSDPAGNVLMVTAVGAVDPTSGVQVQTLEQRYLRITLTAPLDSGPVTFTYTITNGLASATGTVTVVQIPRPTRLQPPIATNDQVSARVGDAVNIDVLANDEQPDGESITLLPNLVKNVSTGGGLLFVSGSRLRYLAPTTPGNFTAEYAVEGPDGQRATGQVAIAVREADAATNNPPVPQTLTGRVVAGQSVRVQVPLDGIDPDGDSVQLLGIDSNPQKGNVTSVGATYLDYQAGSYSAGTDTFTYTVVDGLGARATGTVRIGISGRAQGSRNPIAVPDAVTMRPGGSILVRVLANDSDPDGGALHITGVRANDSDVRATILPGGIVRVTPPRTPKTYGLVYTVANDVGGSSSNFITVKVDPNSALNYPEADDSVLTLTDILGRKTVDVNVLANVFFADGSVSALGLGIQPGYGRDAVVTDTHRIRVTVTDRSQIIPFWVSHPDDPRIRAYAFIRVPGFNDALPQINEAAAPLTVSSEKTLTIDLNKYVVSTGSNGVRLTDSGTVRATHADGANLVVNATTLSFTSARLFFGQASISFQVTDGTSANDPNGHRATLVLPIEVTPRTNQPPSFTGATLDLEPGDSRTLDLSRLTTYTSQQDAGELRYAVTTPSVPGFRYSLQGRSLTVTADASAQKGLTSNLGLTVRDAVSAAQSGTIALTVVGSTRPLAIAAPDSAVAKRGETTVIDVLANDQATNPFPGQPLRVVAIRGLSGSSLPAGVRVTPSADNSRLTVSVAASAKPLNTNLQYQLADVTGDPARSVWGDVTISVQDVPEAPAAPLRTGAFVGGQLTLSYQPPVANNSAITSYRLTGVSSVGTYTKDCGTSTVCTLTDLDPGARYRFSVQAVNAIGTSPSSPQSVPYSADFVPSAPTGVTVTPSTSTPGSLVVSWNTVPQPARGTAVSGYVVEIAGAGAPGTQTVSGTQTTIGGLTPGAQYTVQVYATNASQVSSAADWSRSAPATGTAVGVPGQVSVTASLVGTDGTVQITNGAADPGGAAQVSYSFGRATGADQPAPACSPTSKPSAISLPGGQDRTAQDGQVYTYFVYADNGYFCSSSRSNSIVSLQAPGAATGSVSLRESGTGSGTFDVVVGSLDVTSGTAASFRLSSGGQPGAVVREGDVLTGGDSSVYGTTQTYAFVGCRDATTTYCGPASATRTIVPVSANVAQATFTPDPVSGPQVGVWTFNAPQGPAYENMQFQCQGGLLQPTLAGAGNTCVGDSGDPAAAPTLLIRITANGGQTYDKIYSTPTN